From one Haloferax marinisediminis genomic stretch:
- a CDS encoding thioredoxin family protein translates to MRRDTMTVRLLDFYADWCGPCKTQDPILDDLEGDYESVEFEKVDVDEEQDVANQYQVRSLPTLIIENDDGIVDRFVGVTQRDDIEAALKQAGA, encoded by the coding sequence GTGCGTCGGGATACGATGACTGTTCGACTCTTGGACTTTTACGCAGACTGGTGCGGCCCGTGTAAGACGCAGGACCCAATCCTCGACGACCTCGAAGGCGACTACGAGAGTGTCGAGTTCGAGAAGGTCGACGTCGACGAAGAACAAGACGTGGCCAACCAGTACCAGGTGCGTTCGCTTCCCACGCTCATCATCGAGAACGACGACGGAATCGTCGACCGATTCGTGGGCGTGACCCAGCGTGACGACATCGAAGCAGCGCTGAAGCAGGCAGGCGCGTAA
- a CDS encoding preprotein translocase subunit Sec61beta: MSKGQNSGGLMSSAGLVRYFDAEDRNAIRVDPKTVVALGTLFGIGILVLNALAF, translated from the coding sequence ATGAGCAAGGGCCAGAACAGTGGCGGTCTGATGTCGAGCGCAGGTCTCGTCCGCTACTTCGACGCGGAAGACCGCAATGCAATTCGAGTCGACCCGAAGACCGTCGTCGCGTTGGGAACGCTGTTCGGCATCGGTATCTTGGTGCTGAACGCCCTCGCGTTCTGA
- the pdxT gene encoding pyridoxal 5'-phosphate synthase glutaminase subunit PdxT — protein MDTLRAGVIAVQGDVTEHADAIERAADAHGVAAEIVEIRQAGLVPDCDVLLMPGGESTTISRLLKREGIDDEIKAHVDAGKPVLATCAGLIVASSDAKDERVETLDLVDVTVDRNAFGRQVDSFEAPLDVAGLDSPFPSVFIRAPLIDEVGGGVEVLAEWDGNPVAVRDGPVVGTSFHPELTADSRIHDLAFFSELEVEV, from the coding sequence ATGGATACGCTACGCGCCGGTGTCATCGCCGTACAGGGTGACGTCACCGAGCACGCCGACGCCATCGAACGGGCCGCCGACGCCCACGGCGTCGCCGCGGAAATCGTCGAAATTCGACAGGCTGGACTCGTCCCCGACTGCGACGTGCTTCTCATGCCCGGCGGCGAGTCGACGACGATTTCGCGCCTCCTCAAACGTGAGGGTATCGACGACGAAATCAAGGCACACGTCGACGCTGGAAAACCGGTTCTCGCCACCTGTGCCGGCCTCATCGTCGCATCCAGTGACGCAAAAGACGAACGTGTCGAGACGCTCGACCTCGTCGACGTAACTGTCGACCGCAACGCCTTCGGCCGGCAAGTCGACAGTTTCGAAGCCCCACTCGACGTGGCAGGCCTCGACTCGCCGTTCCCGTCGGTGTTCATCCGCGCACCACTCATCGACGAGGTTGGCGGCGGTGTCGAGGTTCTCGCCGAGTGGGATGGCAACCCGGTCGCGGTCCGCGATGGCCCCGTCGTCGGAACGTCGTTCCACCCCGAACTGACCGCAGACAGTCGAATCCACGACCTCGCGTTCTTCAGCGAACTGGAAGTCGAGGTCTGA
- the hisE gene encoding phosphoribosyl-ATP diphosphatase yields the protein MDADTPTDEVLDELFSTIESRKAELPEDSYTTTLFTHEKGENYALEKLGEEVTETILAAKDDDREELLYESADLVYHLLVVLAMNDASLDDLRDELKNRF from the coding sequence ATGGACGCGGACACGCCGACCGACGAGGTTCTCGACGAACTCTTTTCGACCATCGAGTCCCGGAAAGCCGAGCTGCCCGAGGACTCCTACACGACGACGCTGTTCACCCACGAGAAAGGCGAGAACTACGCTCTCGAAAAACTCGGTGAGGAAGTGACAGAGACCATCCTCGCCGCGAAAGACGACGACCGAGAGGAACTCCTCTACGAGAGCGCGGACCTCGTCTACCACTTGCTCGTCGTGCTCGCGATGAACGACGCGTCGCTCGACGACTTGCGCGACGAACTGAAAAACCGATTCTGA
- the npdG gene encoding NADPH-dependent F420 reductase, giving the protein MRIALLGGTGDIGEGLALRWAYHTDHEVIIGSRDPEKARAKAEEYETELSSRGRDVKVNGFTNEMAADRASVVVLAVPPYHVADTIEAVADSLDEGDILVTPATGIKRDDDGFHYHPPKAGSVTALVTEAAPEDIPIVGAFHNLAAGRLADLDAELGVDTLLVADDPDAKETVRLLAEGIDGLRALDGGGLANAAEIEALTPLLINVANNNEGLNDLGVRFQ; this is encoded by the coding sequence ATGCGAATCGCACTCCTCGGTGGGACTGGTGACATCGGCGAAGGACTCGCCCTCCGCTGGGCTTACCACACCGACCACGAGGTCATCATCGGTTCGCGCGACCCCGAGAAGGCTCGCGCGAAGGCAGAAGAGTACGAGACCGAACTCTCCAGTCGCGGACGTGACGTCAAGGTAAACGGATTCACGAACGAGATGGCCGCCGACCGCGCCTCGGTCGTCGTCCTCGCCGTGCCGCCGTACCACGTCGCCGACACCATCGAAGCCGTCGCCGACTCGTTGGACGAGGGGGACATCCTCGTCACCCCCGCGACCGGTATCAAACGCGACGACGACGGGTTCCACTACCACCCGCCGAAGGCTGGCAGTGTGACGGCGCTCGTCACCGAGGCGGCACCCGAGGATATCCCGATCGTCGGTGCCTTCCACAACCTCGCGGCCGGTCGCCTCGCCGACCTCGACGCAGAACTCGGTGTCGACACCCTCCTCGTCGCCGACGACCCCGACGCCAAAGAGACGGTCCGCCTCCTCGCCGAGGGAATCGACGGACTCCGTGCGCTCGATGGCGGTGGCCTCGCAAACGCGGCCGAAATCGAGGCGCTCACGCCGCTTCTCATCAACGTCGCGAACAACAACGAGGGCTTGAACGACCTCGGCGTCCGGTTCCAGTAG
- a CDS encoding DUF7534 family protein produces the protein MGDFRAFIVTLLALDAVVFVVGSVFAPPDPFTQLLLVGPALLLAPAVAWWLVYLDGFVKVQNLFEPDDE, from the coding sequence ATGGGTGACTTCCGCGCGTTCATCGTCACGCTGCTCGCGCTCGATGCCGTCGTGTTCGTCGTCGGGTCGGTCTTCGCCCCGCCGGACCCGTTCACGCAACTCCTCTTGGTCGGTCCCGCGCTGTTGCTCGCGCCGGCCGTGGCGTGGTGGCTCGTCTACCTCGACGGGTTCGTGAAGGTCCAGAACCTCTTCGAACCCGACGACGAGTGA
- a CDS encoding TIGR01548 family HAD-type hydrolase has protein sequence MHADAVVFDIDGVLVDVADSYRRAIVESVDRTYGTTISRDDVQQFKDAGGFNNDWELTYAAALYVLAAREADLSLGEFTDEIAERGGGLDAAEAVVEATLDDPAVVFDQWNPEQLRETFQALYLGSDLYRDLEGGDPPFEASGYIHDEPVILRPETLDAVGDREIGVVTGRPSAEADIALDRVALEVDDDHRFTMDDWDEGKPHPAALVTVAERLDARSIVFVGDTLDDVKTALNADAADPDRVYYGIGVLSGGLTGDDGRQKFAEIGASAVVEDVNDVPGLLD, from the coding sequence ATGCACGCGGACGCTGTCGTCTTCGACATCGACGGGGTACTCGTAGACGTCGCCGACTCCTATCGGCGCGCCATCGTCGAGTCGGTCGACCGAACCTACGGCACGACCATCTCCCGTGACGACGTCCAGCAGTTCAAGGACGCCGGCGGGTTCAACAACGACTGGGAACTGACCTACGCGGCGGCACTGTACGTTCTCGCCGCCCGTGAGGCCGACCTCTCGCTCGGCGAGTTCACAGACGAGATTGCCGAACGCGGCGGCGGCCTCGACGCGGCCGAGGCCGTGGTCGAAGCCACGCTCGACGACCCTGCTGTCGTCTTCGACCAGTGGAACCCCGAACAGCTTCGAGAGACGTTTCAGGCACTCTACCTCGGCTCTGACCTCTACCGTGACCTCGAAGGTGGCGACCCGCCGTTCGAGGCGTCGGGCTACATCCACGACGAACCCGTCATCCTCCGTCCCGAGACACTCGACGCAGTTGGCGACCGTGAAATCGGCGTCGTCACCGGCCGACCGTCGGCGGAGGCGGACATCGCGCTCGACCGCGTCGCACTCGAGGTCGACGACGACCACCGCTTTACGATGGACGACTGGGACGAAGGAAAGCCGCACCCAGCGGCACTCGTGACCGTCGCCGAACGACTCGACGCTCGGTCCATCGTCTTCGTCGGCGACACGCTCGACGACGTGAAGACGGCGCTGAACGCCGACGCGGCCGACCCAGACCGCGTCTACTACGGTATCGGCGTCCTCTCGGGTGGCTTGACCGGCGACGACGGACGACAGAAGTTCGCCGAAATCGGTGCCTCGGCGGTCGTCGAAGACGTCAACGACGTGCCGGGACTGCTCGACTGA
- a CDS encoding UPF0146 family protein produces MRGSLRDALVTRLTGYDRVVEVGIGRETDVAAELAARGVDVVAVDVYDVPVPDGVRFVRDDVVARSDAPDLGPYEGVDAVYALNFPVELHSSAAKVARRAGAAFCFTTLGYDEPSIPVRRESLPGDTVFVAEDGPGSRR; encoded by the coding sequence GTGAGAGGTTCGTTGCGCGACGCTCTCGTAACTCGATTGACGGGTTACGACCGAGTGGTCGAAGTCGGAATCGGTCGGGAAACTGACGTCGCCGCAGAACTCGCCGCCCGTGGCGTCGACGTGGTCGCTGTCGACGTCTACGACGTTCCAGTTCCCGACGGGGTACGGTTCGTTCGTGACGACGTCGTCGCTCGGTCGGACGCACCCGACCTCGGTCCCTACGAGGGTGTCGATGCCGTCTATGCACTGAATTTTCCGGTCGAACTGCACAGCTCGGCAGCCAAAGTCGCACGCCGTGCCGGTGCAGCGTTCTGTTTTACGACACTCGGGTACGACGAACCGTCGATTCCGGTCCGTCGCGAGTCGCTTCCCGGAGATACGGTCTTCGTCGCCGAGGATGGACCGGGTTCCCGTCGATAA
- a CDS encoding archaemetzincin family Zn-dependent metalloprotease, translating to MLVDIVPIGDISAAVKREASAGLRSVYDCDVTVQSNQAIPEGAFDRSRNQYRAEQFIELTSRVGRGEKNIGITAQDLYYRRRNYVFGLAYLNGNGSVISTYRLQTSTDGGITNKPADEVLSDRVRKEVVHEIGHTLGLEHCDNNKCVMSFSPTVREVDVKEENLCGTCSRLIH from the coding sequence ATGCTTGTCGATATCGTGCCTATCGGGGATATCTCTGCTGCAGTTAAGCGAGAGGCGTCCGCGGGGCTGCGGTCCGTCTACGATTGCGACGTGACCGTGCAGTCGAATCAGGCCATCCCGGAAGGTGCGTTCGATAGAAGCCGAAATCAGTACCGCGCTGAACAATTTATCGAACTCACGAGTCGGGTCGGGCGCGGCGAAAAGAACATCGGCATCACGGCGCAGGACCTCTACTACCGCCGCCGAAACTACGTCTTTGGTCTCGCCTACCTCAACGGGAACGGCTCTGTCATCTCGACGTACCGACTCCAAACGTCCACCGACGGTGGCATCACGAACAAACCCGCCGACGAAGTGCTCTCCGACCGCGTGCGAAAGGAAGTCGTCCACGAGATCGGGCACACACTCGGCCTCGAACACTGTGACAACAACAAGTGCGTGATGTCGTTCTCGCCGACGGTGCGAGAAGTCGACGTCAAAGAAGAGAACCTCTGCGGAACCTGTAGCCGACTCATCCACTAA
- a CDS encoding universal stress protein, which yields MNFVVAVDGSEAAGRALDYALTMLEPLGATVTIVHSVEPHVVVEGGTEPVTGIGDTGDRLTAESLEDAEARGERILEEALEHVTSAGIEATTELLYGDPVEALPEYATDVGADGLFVGHRGISKRYEGLVGSVAKEIVERATCPVTVVR from the coding sequence ATGAACTTTGTCGTTGCAGTAGATGGGTCTGAGGCCGCTGGTCGCGCACTCGACTACGCACTCACTATGCTCGAACCACTGGGCGCGACGGTCACCATCGTGCACTCTGTGGAACCACACGTCGTCGTGGAAGGAGGGACCGAACCGGTGACTGGAATCGGTGACACGGGTGACCGACTCACCGCCGAGAGTCTCGAAGATGCAGAAGCACGCGGCGAACGTATCCTCGAAGAGGCGCTCGAACACGTCACGTCGGCCGGCATCGAGGCGACGACGGAACTCCTCTACGGCGACCCCGTCGAAGCACTTCCCGAGTACGCTACGGACGTCGGTGCAGATGGCCTCTTCGTCGGACACCGAGGTATCTCGAAGCGCTACGAGGGCCTCGTCGGCAGCGTCGCCAAAGAAATCGTCGAGCGGGCAACCTGCCCAGTCACCGTCGTCCGCTGA
- the rtcA gene encoding RNA 3'-terminal phosphate cyclase, with product MLHLDGGAGGGQLIRTALSLSLVTGEAFEMKNIRGNRSTPGLKAQHVACVSVAESVADADVDGGVEGASTLQFDPGPVTSDPVDVAVGTAGSTTLVSETLLPVAVALDDSLTLTVTGGTDVRWSPPADYLRYVKRPLCATFGVSFDVDVNRRGFYPAGGGRLAVRIDPADPNPVEFLSRPPLDSLDVYSVAGKALADASVADRQVEGVRDGLATAGIDVPIRTSATYAESTSPGTAVVLVARCGEIVAGFDAYGERGVRAEAVGAQAAEAFTDWCRSDAPVDRHMADQLLVWVALAGGRVRIPAVTEHVQTNLDVIRAFGYDIDVRERDDGSVVERID from the coding sequence ATGCTCCACCTCGACGGGGGCGCAGGCGGCGGCCAACTCATTCGAACGGCACTCTCACTCTCGCTCGTGACTGGCGAGGCGTTCGAGATGAAGAACATCCGCGGGAACCGTTCGACGCCGGGACTCAAAGCACAACACGTCGCGTGTGTCTCCGTCGCCGAGTCAGTCGCCGACGCCGACGTGGACGGCGGGGTCGAAGGCGCGTCGACACTGCAGTTCGACCCCGGACCGGTGACGAGTGACCCCGTCGACGTGGCGGTCGGAACGGCCGGGAGCACGACACTCGTCAGCGAGACGCTTCTCCCCGTCGCCGTCGCCCTCGACGACTCGCTCACGCTCACCGTCACCGGCGGGACCGACGTTCGGTGGTCACCGCCCGCAGACTACCTCCGATACGTGAAACGCCCACTGTGCGCGACGTTCGGCGTCTCGTTCGACGTCGACGTGAATCGCCGCGGGTTCTACCCCGCAGGTGGTGGACGACTGGCGGTTCGCATCGACCCTGCAGACCCGAACCCAGTCGAGTTCCTCAGTCGGCCGCCGCTCGATAGCCTCGACGTCTACTCCGTCGCCGGAAAGGCACTCGCCGACGCGTCGGTCGCCGACCGACAGGTCGAAGGCGTCCGCGACGGTCTCGCGACGGCAGGCATCGACGTTCCGATTCGGACGTCTGCGACCTACGCCGAGAGCACCTCTCCGGGCACGGCCGTCGTCCTCGTTGCCCGATGTGGTGAGATTGTCGCGGGGTTCGACGCATACGGGGAACGTGGCGTACGCGCAGAAGCAGTCGGGGCACAGGCCGCCGAGGCGTTCACCGACTGGTGCCGCAGTGATGCGCCCGTCGACCGCCACATGGCCGACCAACTGCTCGTCTGGGTGGCCCTCGCCGGGGGCCGTGTCCGGATTCCGGCGGTGACAGAACACGTCCAGACCAACCTCGACGTGATTCGAGCCTTCGGCTACGATATCGACGTGCGAGAACGCGACGACGGTTCCGTCGTCGAGCGAATCGACTAG
- a CDS encoding MFS transporter, producing MSLWFSATAVAPELAAEWNLTASETAWLTTAVQFGFVTGALLSAIFTVADVVRPRHLFAGSAVAGAIATSLIAVAVDSFVPAVFLRFVTGMAMAGVYPPGMKLLAGWFKEDRGLAIGILAGAIAVGSALPHLIRIGGGIGRPRLVLIAASTIAVLGGLLVIRVDEGPYQSPVAPFDPGAVRRILRDRGTLLANLGYFGHMWELFGVWTWIPLYLVASLQLSGTVEFPAAAAGILTFGTIAIGGVGSAVAGFGSDRWGRTTVTSLSLIVSGLCCLAAGFVFGASPLLLVPFCLIWGFAIVADSAQFSTCVTELAEVSYVGTALTLQTALGFLLTTVSIQLVPILVDTVGWRWAFAPLAIGPVVGTLAMLRLRSLPESQKLAGGRG from the coding sequence ATGTCGCTGTGGTTCAGTGCGACCGCTGTCGCACCCGAACTCGCCGCGGAGTGGAATCTCACCGCATCTGAAACAGCGTGGTTGACGACGGCGGTACAGTTCGGTTTCGTTACTGGGGCACTGCTGTCGGCGATTTTCACCGTTGCGGACGTGGTTCGGCCACGGCACCTATTTGCGGGATCCGCAGTCGCCGGGGCCATCGCAACGAGCCTGATTGCCGTTGCTGTCGACTCGTTCGTCCCCGCGGTCTTCCTCAGGTTCGTCACCGGGATGGCGATGGCTGGTGTGTACCCACCCGGAATGAAGCTCCTTGCGGGGTGGTTCAAAGAAGACCGTGGGCTAGCGATTGGGATACTCGCGGGGGCAATTGCCGTCGGGTCAGCCTTGCCCCACCTGATTCGTATCGGTGGTGGAATTGGCCGTCCCAGACTCGTCCTCATCGCAGCATCCACGATTGCAGTCCTCGGCGGACTCCTCGTCATCCGTGTCGACGAGGGGCCGTATCAGTCACCTGTCGCGCCATTCGACCCGGGAGCAGTGCGGCGAATCCTGCGCGACCGTGGAACACTGCTCGCGAATCTCGGCTATTTCGGACACATGTGGGAACTGTTCGGTGTCTGGACGTGGATTCCCCTCTATCTCGTCGCGAGCCTTCAGCTCTCAGGAACCGTTGAATTCCCGGCGGCCGCAGCGGGTATCCTCACGTTCGGAACGATTGCAATCGGTGGTGTGGGGTCAGCGGTTGCAGGCTTCGGTTCCGACCGCTGGGGGCGAACGACGGTGACGAGCCTCAGTTTGATAGTCAGTGGCCTCTGTTGTCTCGCTGCTGGGTTCGTCTTCGGTGCGTCGCCACTCCTGTTAGTTCCGTTCTGTCTCATCTGGGGATTCGCAATCGTCGCCGACTCGGCCCAGTTCTCCACGTGTGTCACGGAACTCGCCGAGGTGAGTTACGTGGGAACCGCGCTGACGCTCCAGACCGCCCTCGGATTCCTCCTCACGACGGTTTCGATTCAACTCGTCCCCATCCTCGTCGATACCGTCGGGTGGCGGTGGGCGTTCGCACCCCTCGCAATCGGACCAGTGGTCGGAACACTCGCGATGCTCCGACTTCGCTCACTTCCTGAATCCCAAAAACTCGCTGGGGGACGGGGATAA
- a CDS encoding YbhB/YbcL family Raf kinase inhibitor-like protein, whose protein sequence is MAPDEQRDASDEFALRSPAFDDGTEIPRQYGYTKQNRSPPLEISGVPADAASLALVMDDPDAMKPAGKVWDHWVVWNIDPDTTDIADGDVPAGAVEGTNSYGSRGYGGPNPPDGEHTYRFALYALDTELDLEPGATKAHLERFIDGHVVAETRLTGTYAP, encoded by the coding sequence ATGGCACCCGACGAACAGCGCGACGCGTCGGACGAGTTCGCTCTCCGGAGTCCGGCGTTCGACGACGGAACGGAGATTCCACGACAGTACGGCTACACGAAGCAGAATCGGAGTCCTCCACTCGAAATAAGTGGCGTCCCGGCGGACGCCGCGTCGCTGGCGCTCGTGATGGACGACCCCGACGCGATGAAACCGGCGGGGAAGGTGTGGGACCACTGGGTCGTCTGGAACATCGACCCCGACACGACCGATATCGCCGACGGAGACGTGCCTGCCGGTGCCGTCGAAGGGACGAACAGTTACGGGTCACGTGGGTACGGCGGTCCGAACCCACCGGACGGTGAACACACCTACCGATTCGCGCTGTACGCACTCGACACGGAACTCGACCTCGAACCGGGCGCGACGAAAGCCCACCTCGAACGGTTCATCGACGGGCACGTCGTCGCGGAGACACGACTGACTGGGACGTACGCGCCGTAA
- a CDS encoding VOC family protein: MTDTSSETAALSDATHLGRVTLRVGSLDSVVPFYRDIVGLSVDRDGSRAVCSAGGDPLVVLDEDPDAPRRTREQAGLFHLAIRVPDRGALGDALTRIRDGASLSGASDHLVSEALYLRDPEGNGVEIYRDRPREEWPRKHDGRVAMDTLHLDLEPLLIAAHGDDHAPAGTDLGHVHLESADLARSVDFYTDALGMNLRDDGYPGATFVAAGEYHHHVGLNRWNERTAPAGKSRGIESFEVVVPDTDTLDGVRDSLEQAGHTVEASGDTLVVSDPDGIEIHVTVAA; encoded by the coding sequence ATGACTGACACATCCTCCGAGACGGCGGCGCTCTCGGATGCGACACACCTCGGACGCGTCACGCTCCGCGTTGGCTCACTCGACAGTGTCGTCCCGTTCTATCGCGATATCGTCGGACTCAGCGTCGACCGTGATGGGTCACGAGCAGTCTGTTCTGCCGGTGGCGACCCACTCGTCGTCCTCGACGAAGACCCGGACGCCCCTCGTCGGACACGAGAGCAGGCCGGGTTGTTTCACCTCGCCATCCGCGTCCCCGACCGGGGTGCACTCGGTGACGCGCTCACCCGAATCCGAGACGGCGCGTCGCTCTCCGGAGCGTCGGACCACCTCGTCAGTGAGGCGCTGTACCTCCGCGACCCAGAAGGCAACGGCGTCGAAATCTATCGCGACCGACCGCGCGAAGAGTGGCCACGAAAACACGATGGTCGCGTAGCGATGGACACGCTCCATCTAGACCTCGAACCACTCCTCATCGCCGCTCACGGTGACGACCACGCGCCAGCAGGAACCGACCTCGGGCACGTCCACCTCGAATCGGCTGACCTCGCTCGCTCTGTCGACTTCTACACCGATGCGCTCGGGATGAACCTCCGTGACGACGGCTATCCCGGCGCTACATTCGTCGCCGCGGGCGAGTACCACCATCACGTCGGACTGAACCGCTGGAACGAGCGAACCGCACCGGCCGGCAAGAGCCGCGGCATCGAGTCGTTCGAAGTCGTCGTCCCCGACACCGACACACTCGATGGCGTCCGCGACTCGCTGGAACAGGCCGGTCACACCGTCGAGGCGTCGGGCGACACGCTCGTCGTCTCTGACCCCGACGGAATCGAGATTCACGTGACTGTCGCGGCGTAA
- a CDS encoding ribosome biogenesis/translation initiation ATPase RLI gives MADDSIAVVDLDRCSPDRCSYECSNFCPPNRTGKECITLRGEDAEQGGPDQVRISEEICLGETCGICVEKCPFDAIEIINLPSELNEDPTHRYGENAFSLYGLPVPEPGAVTGILGPNGIGKTTAVRALAGEMVPNLGNYEDEPSWEAVLDRFRGTELQNYIERVQTGDVSIARKPQYVDQIPKQFDGKARELLEATDERGALDSYIDRLDIGPVVDNDIDTLSGGELQRVALAATLARDRDFYFLDEISPYLDIGQRVTAARLIRELAEEEDRAVLVVEHDLAILDLLADTLHVAYGEPGAYGVVTDPKSVRNGINEYLKGYLTNENMRIRPGAITFEEHAPRETSKAEPLIEYPEIRKSYGEGEFSLDVDAGTIYNGEVLGIVGPNGIGKSTLAQLFTGDLTPDTGELDFALDISYKPQYIDIDQPMRVDAFLSSITDQFGSSYWNTEIANPLQLNRIMERNLTDLSGGERQRVAIAACLSQDADLYLLDEPSAHLDVEQRVQATSAIRRYAENHDATVMVIDHDIYMMDLLADRLMVFDGEPSIEGHASKPQEMRDGMNDFLSDLDITFRRDERTQRPRINKPDSQLDREQKRSGEYYYAE, from the coding sequence ATGGCGGACGATAGTATCGCAGTCGTCGACTTAGACCGGTGTTCTCCGGACCGCTGTAGCTACGAGTGCTCGAACTTCTGTCCGCCGAACCGGACGGGAAAAGAGTGCATCACGCTCCGCGGCGAGGACGCCGAACAGGGGGGCCCCGACCAGGTCCGTATCTCCGAGGAGATCTGTCTCGGTGAGACCTGTGGTATCTGCGTCGAGAAATGTCCGTTCGACGCCATCGAAATCATCAACCTCCCGTCTGAGCTCAACGAAGACCCGACCCACCGGTACGGTGAGAACGCCTTCTCGCTGTACGGACTTCCAGTCCCCGAACCCGGGGCTGTCACCGGTATCCTCGGACCGAACGGTATCGGGAAGACGACGGCCGTCCGCGCCCTCGCTGGCGAGATGGTGCCGAACCTCGGCAACTACGAGGACGAACCATCGTGGGAAGCCGTCCTCGACCGATTCCGCGGCACCGAACTTCAGAACTACATCGAGCGCGTGCAAACGGGCGACGTTTCTATCGCACGGAAACCGCAGTACGTCGACCAGATTCCCAAGCAGTTCGACGGGAAGGCGCGCGAACTGCTGGAGGCCACCGACGAACGCGGCGCACTCGACTCCTACATCGACCGCCTCGACATCGGACCCGTCGTCGACAACGACATCGACACGCTCTCCGGCGGTGAACTCCAGCGCGTCGCGCTCGCAGCGACGCTCGCTCGTGACCGCGACTTCTACTTCCTCGACGAGATTTCGCCGTACCTCGACATCGGTCAGCGCGTCACCGCGGCGCGTCTCATCCGCGAACTCGCCGAAGAAGAGGACCGAGCGGTCCTCGTGGTCGAACACGACCTTGCGATTCTCGACTTACTCGCCGACACGCTCCACGTCGCGTACGGTGAACCCGGGGCGTACGGTGTCGTCACCGACCCCAAATCCGTCAGGAACGGCATCAACGAGTACCTGAAAGGGTACCTCACGAACGAGAACATGCGTATCCGTCCGGGGGCGATCACCTTCGAGGAACACGCACCTCGTGAGACGTCGAAGGCCGAACCGCTCATCGAGTACCCCGAGATTCGGAAGTCCTACGGCGAGGGTGAGTTCTCCCTCGACGTGGACGCGGGGACCATCTACAACGGCGAAGTGCTCGGTATCGTCGGTCCGAACGGGATTGGTAAATCCACGCTCGCTCAGCTTTTCACGGGCGACCTGACGCCCGACACGGGCGAACTCGACTTCGCACTCGACATCTCGTACAAGCCCCAGTACATCGATATCGACCAACCGATGCGTGTGGACGCATTCTTGTCGTCCATCACCGACCAGTTCGGGTCGTCGTACTGGAACACCGAGATTGCGAACCCGCTGCAACTCAACCGCATCATGGAGCGCAACCTCACCGACCTCTCCGGCGGTGAGCGCCAGCGCGTCGCCATCGCGGCGTGTCTCTCGCAGGACGCCGACCTCTACCTGCTGGACGAACCGTCGGCCCACCTCGACGTCGAACAGCGTGTGCAGGCCACGTCGGCGATTCGCCGCTACGCCGAGAACCACGACGCGACGGTCATGGTCATCGACCACGATATCTACATGATGGACCTGCTCGCAGACCGCCTGATGGTGTTCGACGGCGAACCCTCCATCGAGGGTCACGCCTCGAAACCACAGGAGATGCGCGACGGCATGAACGACTTCCTGTCGGACCTCGACATCACGTTCCGCCGCGACGAGCGCACCCAGCGCCCGCGCATCAACAAGCCTGATTCGCAACTCGACCGCGAACAGAAGCGTTCCGGCGAGTACTACTACGCCGAGTAG
- a CDS encoding EMC6-like membrane protein, with protein sequence MATETQTELSGHLRGVTVTTLACLSGIAAAMISGVVVGTTVEAATNQLAVGILGAFVLVQFPVLSVIGIDISGAKDYLYVVFMTFALWFISYAILLTSGVQL encoded by the coding sequence ATGGCCACGGAAACGCAGACCGAACTCTCCGGCCACCTTCGCGGAGTGACGGTCACGACACTCGCCTGCCTCTCCGGCATCGCCGCGGCGATGATCTCCGGTGTGGTGGTGGGGACGACGGTCGAGGCCGCGACCAATCAGTTGGCCGTGGGTATCCTCGGCGCGTTCGTCCTCGTCCAGTTCCCGGTGCTCAGCGTCATCGGCATCGACATCTCCGGGGCGAAAGACTACCTCTACGTCGTCTTCATGACGTTCGCGCTCTGGTTCATCTCGTACGCGATCCTGCTGACCTCGGGTGTTCAGCTCTAA